A genomic segment from Corylus avellana chromosome ca5, CavTom2PMs-1.0 encodes:
- the LOC132180900 gene encoding transcription factor WER, giving the protein MTKTMEGGNQYKKGLWTKEEDRILTDCVKVHGEGRWNHVAKRTGLKRCGKSCRLRWMNYLSPNVKLGNFTEQEEDLIIRLHNLLGNRWSLIAKRVPGRTDNQVKNYWNTHLSKKLGLKKRNSHLGVSGLTESMAVIVSETPRTLSPFSNTSKVIEDEVSTGTGTQKMDEASDSQEFVISQSFVNSFWESDSILELSSLDGILGWNSFDFA; this is encoded by the exons ATGACAAAGACAATGGAAGGGGGGAACCAGTATAAGAAAGGTTTATGGACAAAGGAAGAAGACAGGATACTTACGGATTGCGTTAAGGTGCATGGAGAAGGGCGGTGGAATCATGTTGCTAAGAGAACAG GCTTGAAGAGATGTGGGAAGAGTTGCAGGTTAAGGTGGATGAACTACCTGAGCCCCAATGTGAAGCTAGGCAATTTTACGGAGCAAGAAGAAGACCTCATAATTAGACTCCATAATCTCCTTGGAAACAG GTGGTCTCTGATTGCTAAAAGGGTGCCTGGAAGAACTGACAATCAAGTCAAAAATTATTGGAACACTCATCTAAGCAAAAAGCTGGGCCTCAAGAAGCGAAATAGCCATCTTGGTGTTTCTGGCCTCACAGAGTCCATGGCAGTGATAGTGTCAGAGACCCCAAGAACTTTAAGTCCTTTTTCTAACACCAGCAAAGTCATTGAAGATGAGGTAAGCACAGGCACAGGCACCCAGAAGATGGATGAGGCCTCAGACTCACAAGAATTCGTTATCAGCCAGAGTTTTGTCAACTCTTTTTGGGAGTCTGATAGTATCTTGGAGTTGAGCAGCCTTGATGGAATTCTGGGATGGAACTCTTTTGATTTTGCTTGA